Genomic segment of Chiroxiphia lanceolata isolate bChiLan1 chromosome 18, bChiLan1.pri, whole genome shotgun sequence:
aggggggaacaCTGAGCGGGGGGGATCCTGGGCGAGGAGGAACGGGAACCCTGGCAAGAAGGGATAGAGGCCCTGGACAAGGAGGGATGAGACCCTgagcagggtgggatggggaccCTGGGTGACGTGGGATGCAAACCTGGGACAAGGAGGGATGGGAACCCTGAGCTAGGAAGGATGGGGACTCTGGATGAGGAGTGATGTGGACCCAGGGCAGACTGGGATGGGGATACTGGGTAAGGAGACTCAGCCCAACGCCGGTATCGCTGGGTGCATGGGATGGGGAATTTCAGCCCCATCCCCATCTGGGCTGCAGGAGCGAGCCCGGACGCCTCTGGAACTCCACTCGGCCGCGGCCGCTCACCCCCGCCACGGCCTCCCCTcgcttttccccttcccctctaAGATTTCATCACTGAGCACTTAAGGCCGGGAACAGCCGCCCCAGCAGCTGCTCGGAGCCGCGGCTGCAGCCAGACGGACGGACGGACCGACCCGTTATTTCGGGAGCCGCGCCGGCGGCAGGACCCCAAACGGCGCCACTTCCCGCGGGACACGGGGACAGACTCCCTCGGCTCCGCTGTCCCCAGACGCTGGCGGGGGCTTTTTGGGGGGTCTGGCGGGTCCCCAGGGAGGAGCGGAGGAAAATAGCAACAGGATGAGGTCACGCAGCGGCTGCAGCCTCTTGAGCAACCTCAGCCCGGCCCGAGGGACCAGGGTGGGGGGAGGCAGAGCCCCGGCGGGTGGGGGGGCCCAGGCGACACCCCCGGACCCCCAGACTGGAGACCACATCCTGGGGAACTGCCACGTTGGTCTGGGGAACCGCGGGGACCCCCAGCTTGTGTTCCTGCCTGAACCCCAAGGCAGAGGTGCCCGTGCCAGAGCATTTCCAGGCTGGGTTGTTTAGGAAATGGTCTCATGAAATAACATAGGGGGTCCCAAGCCCTGTTtgccctgctgccagccacCAGTAATGCCAGAGCACTGAGCCCACATCCTTCTCTGCCCTCCTCAGACCCTCATATGGGGCTTTACCCACCCCCTTGTGGATAAAAACACCTTTGCAACACACCCCTTGTGTGATCTCCTTCCCCACTTGCACCCCAAAAAGTGGCCCCTTACAGTGGTGATGGTGAGCACCAGGGCTCCTGCCTTTTgctgacagagaaagaaagcaggaaacacccccagccccagctggatTTCGtctgggagggggctgggggctgcctgCCCTTCCCCGGCCTCCCacaccccctccccatcccGGCCCTAATGAGAACAAGCTGGTCCTGGGCTGCGacgcaggaggaggaggaggagaaggaggaggagaagagggagaaggaggaggctccaacccagcagcagcagaaaggggCTCGAGGTGTGTGGGACAGACCCTGCGttcccctctcccttctgcCGACGCAGCAGCTACAGGCAAGGTGAGGATCCCACggctgtgccaggctgtccCCAATTTTGGGGGGCTCCCAGGGGGGCACAGGTAGCCCTATGGCCGGGGGTGCTGCGGTGAGGGCTGGGAATGGTCCCCACGGCGGGACCATTGGTGTTGGCCACATGGCTGTGTTCCCAGGCGGGAGTCAGAGGGTGCTGTGCCCAGACAACACCGAAATCCTGAATTTCTGGAGTGTTTtgggagcagagagaagcagaactGGAGCCAGGAACATTCTGTCGGTCTGGGTGGGTGAgggtgggctgggctggggttgggatggggatggaggaCTGGCAGTGGCCGTGGTGCCAGGCCCTGCTCTTGGCACAGCTTTGGGCTCCACTGAGCCCCTCCATGCCCGAGGCTGCTCCTCAGCTCCATTTGCTGACGGGGAATTGATGCCATCCCGGgacccctctccctgctgaggGGCCCCTCTCTGCAGTGAAGGGGGAGGATGAAGGGGCTCATTCCAGCTCCCCAAAAACCCTCATGCTCAAGGAGCTGGTTACTGCTCTGAGCCTAGCACTGATGCCTGTGTGAGCCGGGAGGGTCGGGGGTCCAggagcacctcctgcctctgctgccgTTTGTTTGCTCTGGTTTAATGGAAACCAGATTGTACAGCCAGGAAGGGGCCTGGAAGCCAAGTCCTGCTGCTCGATCCCTCCCGGCCcgcagcactgctgggctggatTTGTTTGGGGAGAACTGGGAGGCGGGTTGAGGTTTGGGGGGCCTGAGGTTGGGGGGAATTACTGGGGGGGCAGTCCCTGCTGATGGagccggggtggggggggggggctggttCCCGAGACCTTCCCATGGAGCTGTGTGGAGGGGAAGAGCCCTGGGAATGGCTCCATGGTGTTACGTGGCGTGGCACGCGCTGATGTCCCTCGAGAATGTGTCGCGACGTGGTGGGGATGGTCACATCTCTCTCCCAAACCCCCGAGGGGCCATTCCTTTGGGATGGGAAACGTGTATCCCGTGTCCTACAGCACATCACTGGGCAGATCCAACCCCATTAGGGAGTGGAGCACAGCACGCAGATGTAGCTGgtcttccctcttccctggggACATTCAGGCAGCTGGGACCCCCAAGACCCCCCTTTACTGTGTCCCAGCTCCGGGGCTGCCCCTTGGTACAGGCTCCAGAGGGTCCCATCCCGGCTCCACTCGGCTGCCGTGGCGGCTCCAGGGTGAAATCCTGCCCCAGCCTATTTTTAGCTGGGAATGGTGTGTAACGGTCCAGGACGGGCAGTTGGGAAATGCCGCCCGGCCCCGTTGCAGCGTCGCTCGTGTCAAAGTTTCCACTGCAAACCTccatttttcaggaattttctAATCAGCCCAATGACTGTTGTCTGGAGCTGGTCgctggcagcagccccagctccccagcCTTGAACAATCCCACTCAGCTCCTTCCATCTGGGTTTGCTCCGCATCCTCGGAAGACAAACGGAGCCCCTCACTCTGGCAGAGCAAGAGAACCGGAGCTGCCTTTTGATTTCCACGAGGAAGTTCAGGCATGTGGAATAGCGAGTGTCGGagtcccctgtgctggggggtttggggtgggggttggcctgaggcagggtttggggggcttGCTCTGTGGGGTGTTAATGTTCCACTCTCCCCTCTGCATCCCACAGGTCCCTGTGCACGATCCCGGGAATGGGGTCGGCgatgtggctgctgctgctggcgctGCTGGTGGCCCCAGCACACACGGCAgccccccggcaccccccggTGCTGCCGGACACGGGGGGCAGTGGGGACGGGGATGAGGCGTCGGCCACACCACCCGCCCCCCCGGCGACCCCCCGGATCAGCCCCACGGTGGGGGACGCAGGGGGGACCACCGTGACCAACAGCTCTGCCCCGGGAGTGCTGGACGGGCTGGTGGACTTCTTCAAGGAGtacctgctgctggtggtggtggtgggctCGCTGTCCTTCGTGCTCCTCTTCATCATCTGCGCCGCCGTCATCGTGCGCCAGAAGCACAAGGCCTCCGCCTACTACCCCTCGTCCTTCCCCAAGCAGAAGTACGTGGATGAGCGGGACAAGGTGGGGGGGCCCCGGGCCTTCAGCGAGGTGCCCGACAAGGCCCCCGAGCCGGGCGCGGAGGAGCCGCTGGACGGCAGCCGGCAGCTCCAGGCGGACATCCTGGCAGCGGCCCAGAGCCTCAAATCCCCCCCCAGGGCACCGCTGGCCAACGGGGCCCAGGCTGAGCAGAATCCCACcggggaagaagagaaggaagaagaggaaggaagcaaGAAGTTGGCGGATGACCAACCTGCTAAGCCCTCTCCCCAAAATCCAGGCGTGGAGGAAGTGGCAGGAGCGACGGGAGCAGGGGGCAAGGAGACCCCTGACGTGCCCCAGGATGGCTCCTCAGCCCCCTCTGGAGTCTGAGGCAGGGACACGGTCCCGGGTGAGCCTGAGGAGCCGCCAGATTGGGACACGTGATGGACATGGATCAACGCTCCGTACGTACGTGGTGGCTCAAGGAAGCCCCGATGAAGACCCTGCTCCCtcaccctccccagcccccttgagcccccccccccttgtGCCAATGGGACACTGTGGTAAAtccatggggttttttggtagCTGCTGGTTTCCCCCAGGGCTGGAatgccagcagcccctgctcctgctgcccaaagggcttttcccaccccagctctggctctgcccTTCCTGTGCCAACAGCTTCCTCCCAAACATTATTTTACTGATCAGTCTCCTGGGCTGGACACCTGGTTGGGAGCTGTGTCCCTTCAGGAAGAGGGACAGGACCAGGGCCAAGATCTGTagctgtcccctccctgggcagtggggCAGGGGCTCCACGTGACCATGGGCATCATGGGTGGCTTTGCCCATGGCTGTGGCACTGAGGCCACACGGACAGGCTGCCCTTGGCCACctgaggggaggagggatgAGGATTTAGGGACAAGGGCCcatcctttcattttttcaccCCAAAGCATGTCCCAGAGCCCAGCTGGACTTTTGCCTCATTTCCTTAACCCCTCTGgctagaaataaatatttcttctgcagaccttttccatgtttctctgcagctgtgggGGACCAGGGGACATTCCCAGTGTCCCTTTGCTCCTACAGGACCCTCCCTGGGCTGGATTGGGCTCTGGCCTCTCTGGAGCCCGGCAGCAGGACCCTGGGGAGGCTGCGTATCACCCCCCAAATCTGCACGTCACGCACTGGTTCCAGGAAACCCTTATCTTGTACCCACAGCCCAGGGCGGGGGGGGTAaagtggggctgtggggaccaAAGGGGCACTGTGGGGGACCTTGTCCCACAGCACTGGGATGCAGCTGCTCCGACAGGGATGGCAGGTAAATCTGGAAGGCGAGAGGCTGTTTCTGCCCGGAATGCAACACATCCCCACTCCCTGCTTCCCTATATCCCCCTGTCCTTACAACCCCGATCCCTGTGTCTTGTCCCAGCCACAGGAGAGGTCAGTATGTGTCCACATGTCCCTGCCTCAGGACAACCTGCCCTTTGGAAGAGCCTGTCAGCACAAAGAGCTGACTCTGCCCCAAAGTAGATGTGGGTGTTTGAAGTTTccctcctcattttttttttttttttaactgggaaACAGCAGGAATGTTCCCTGGGAGTGAGGCACTCTCTGGCAGGAGCTGAGGTACAAGAGGGACCTTGTGAGGgacaaaccacagcagcaacaggtgttttttgtgttaaaaatgacaaatattgtGCCCAGATGTACCAGAATGAACcgattgttttttaaatgtggtTTTAAATGTTTAACAACACCCTCAGTAAGAAGAAAGGGAAGTGAAGTGTTTTGAGGGAGTGAGAAGCTAAAGATGTGAAGTTTTCCAGtgtgttttctgcctgttttggAGATACTCTCCTGGAAAAGAGGAATCCTGGGAGCTCCCCCTCAGCTCCATGTCCCAGCTCCAATATTCCCCACTGGGTTCCAGTCTAAGGGGGTATTTCATAGAATCCTGAAATgctttgggctgggagggatcttaaagctcatccagttaCAACTCCCTGCCTTcgtcagggacaccttcccttAGCCCAGGATTTACAGCTGTAACAGAGCACTTGGCCAGGGCAGGGGTAGAATTCTTAGagaaaacaccccaaaattccAGCTGTTCTTTTAACAGGAACTTCAAAAAATTTAAGTGGTGACAGGATGGGAGCAGAAGCCAGCAGGTCTGTGCTCCCTGGCCACCACTTGCCCTTTGGCACCTGCTGAAGGCTCCCAGAACTCCAAGAGCAGGAATTTGCACCCAGATTGAAAAACCAACCCCAGCTCAGTGGGACACGGACTGAGCGcagctcacacacacatacaac
This window contains:
- the TMEM119 gene encoding transmembrane protein 119; the encoded protein is MGSAMWLLLLALLVAPAHTAAPRHPPVLPDTGGSGDGDEASATPPAPPATPRISPTVGDAGGTTVTNSSAPGVLDGLVDFFKEYLLLVVVVGSLSFVLLFIICAAVIVRQKHKASAYYPSSFPKQKYVDERDKVGGPRAFSEVPDKAPEPGAEEPLDGSRQLQADILAAAQSLKSPPRAPLANGAQAEQNPTGEEEKEEEEGSKKLADDQPAKPSPQNPGVEEVAGATGAGGKETPDVPQDGSSAPSGV